One window of the SAR202 cluster bacterium genome contains the following:
- a CDS encoding aminotransferase class III-fold pyridoxal phosphate-dependent enzyme, whose product MPTIVEEYVKKHPKAAALFKQSAETFPDGVTHDTRYMTPFPLYITEARGGLKWDVDGFEYVDYVSGHGALILGHSHQAIVKVVQDQMAKGTHLGANTEYELRWGKAIKALMPSVEKIRFHSSGTEATLMAMRMARAYTGKNKIVKFQDHFHGWHDYAMAGGDGSPGGIPASTWESMAVVPSGDLQALDRLLSKDKDVAGVISEPTGPHMGQYPLKNPDYLKSLREITQKHGVVMILDEVVTGFRLSKGGAQVKYGITPDLTTMAKIVAGGLPGGAVGGKADIIDMIQHRGDAAFDNKRRVAHNGTFNANPLSAVAGYTALEMLAKEPINARADATAAELRKGLNEVFSKMEVPGVAHGVSSLVLIAFGVESDPEEVWKVSSEKLHHGAKAGALPNFKKSMINNGVDIMGGRGFIVSAVHTKKDVEKTVGAFEKTLSAMRKENLV is encoded by the coding sequence ATGCCTACAATCGTTGAAGAGTATGTAAAGAAGCACCCCAAGGCGGCGGCGCTGTTCAAACAGTCAGCGGAGACGTTTCCGGACGGCGTCACGCACGACACGCGATATATGACGCCCTTCCCGCTGTATATCACCGAGGCCAGAGGCGGCCTCAAATGGGACGTGGACGGCTTTGAGTACGTCGACTATGTATCGGGTCATGGGGCGCTGATCCTGGGTCACTCGCATCAGGCTATCGTAAAGGTGGTACAGGACCAGATGGCGAAGGGCACGCACCTGGGGGCGAACACGGAGTATGAGCTGAGGTGGGGCAAGGCAATCAAAGCGCTGATGCCGTCGGTGGAGAAGATACGGTTCCATAGCTCGGGCACCGAGGCCACCCTGATGGCGATGCGTATGGCGCGGGCGTACACGGGCAAGAACAAGATTGTAAAGTTCCAGGACCACTTCCACGGCTGGCACGACTACGCTATGGCCGGCGGCGACGGGAGTCCTGGCGGCATTCCGGCCAGCACATGGGAATCGATGGCGGTGGTGCCGTCGGGGGACTTGCAGGCGCTGGACAGGCTGCTGTCGAAGGACAAGGACGTGGCCGGGGTTATCAGCGAGCCGACGGGACCGCACATGGGCCAGTACCCGCTGAAGAACCCGGATTATTTGAAGAGCCTCAGGGAGATTACGCAGAAGCATGGCGTGGTGATGATACTGGACGAGGTGGTGACGGGTTTCCGGCTGTCTAAGGGTGGGGCCCAGGTGAAGTATGGCATTACACCTGACCTAACGACTATGGCCAAGATTGTGGCGGGAGGACTGCCGGGCGGCGCTGTGGGCGGCAAGGCCGACATCATCGACATGATTCAGCATCGAGGCGACGCGGCCTTTGACAACAAGAGGCGTGTGGCGCATAACGGGACGTTCAACGCCAACCCGCTGTCTGCGGTGGCGGGGTACACGGCCCTGGAAATGCTGGCCAAGGAGCCGATAAACGCCAGGGCTGACGCCACGGCGGCGGAGCTTCGCAAAGGCTTGAACGAGGTGTTCTCGAAGATGGAGGTGCCGGGCGTGGCCCACGGGGTGTCGTCGCTGGTGCTGATAGCCTTCGGCGTCGAGAGCGACCCGGAGGAGGTGTGGAAGGTGTCATCCGAGAAGCTGCACCATGGGGCCAAGGCCGGCGCGCTGCCCAATTTCAAGAAGTCGATGATCAACAATGGCGTGGACATTATGGGCGGACGAGGGTTCATCGTCAGCGCGGTGCATACGAAGAAAGACGTGGAGAAGACAGTGGGTGCCTTCGAGAAGACGCTGTCGGCCATGCGGAAGGAGAACCTGGTGTAG
- a CDS encoding threonine synthase has product MKSYLTHLECTACGKTHPHAQAIRTCPDCGKVLFARYDLPKARREITPKAFQGRGNSMWRFFELMPVLNERNVVSLGEGGTPLLKAERLGKKLGLKNLYLKDEGLNPTGSFKARGLSAAVSKAKEVGQMRVTIPTAGNAGGALAAYAARGGLESYVFMPKDAPDANKIECQVLGSNLNLVDGLISDAGRISQEKAKKEGLFDLSTLREPYRAEGKKTMALELAIDLGWRAPDAIIYPTGGGTGIVGMHKAFNELRELGWIDSPQPKFVSIQAEGCQPLVKAYREGADKAEPYPNAHTLASGLRVPGVFADYIILKVLRETGGTALPVPDRDMVAAMKELGAAEGVFACPEGAATLAGLKQLLKQNFFKGDETIILMNTGSGLKYLDVLNAH; this is encoded by the coding sequence ATGAAGAGCTACCTCACCCACCTGGAATGCACCGCCTGCGGCAAGACCCATCCCCACGCCCAGGCCATCCGCACCTGCCCCGACTGTGGCAAGGTCCTCTTCGCCCGCTACGACCTCCCCAAAGCCCGCCGCGAAATCACCCCCAAAGCCTTCCAGGGCCGAGGCAACAGCATGTGGCGTTTCTTCGAGCTTATGCCAGTCCTCAATGAGCGAAACGTCGTCTCCCTGGGCGAAGGCGGCACGCCCCTCCTCAAAGCCGAGCGCCTCGGCAAAAAGCTAGGCCTCAAGAACCTCTACCTCAAGGACGAAGGCCTCAACCCCACCGGCTCCTTTAAAGCGCGAGGCCTCTCCGCCGCCGTCTCCAAAGCCAAAGAGGTCGGCCAGATGCGCGTCACTATACCCACCGCCGGCAATGCCGGCGGCGCCCTGGCCGCTTACGCCGCCCGCGGTGGCCTCGAGTCCTATGTCTTCATGCCCAAGGACGCTCCCGACGCCAACAAGATCGAATGCCAGGTCCTCGGCTCCAACCTCAACCTCGTCGACGGCCTCATCAGCGACGCTGGCCGCATCTCGCAGGAAAAGGCTAAAAAAGAAGGCCTCTTCGACCTATCCACCCTTCGCGAGCCTTACCGCGCCGAAGGCAAAAAGACCATGGCCCTGGAGCTAGCCATCGACCTGGGCTGGAGGGCCCCCGACGCCATTATCTACCCCACCGGCGGCGGCACCGGAATCGTCGGCATGCATAAAGCCTTCAACGAGCTTCGCGAGCTAGGCTGGATCGACTCGCCCCAGCCCAAGTTTGTCTCCATCCAGGCGGAAGGCTGCCAGCCCCTCGTCAAAGCCTACCGCGAGGGCGCCGACAAGGCCGAGCCCTACCCCAACGCTCACACCCTCGCCAGCGGCCTCCGCGTTCCCGGTGTCTTCGCCGACTACATAATCCTCAAAGTGTTACGCGAGACCGGCGGCACAGCCCTCCCGGTCCCTGACCGCGATATGGTCGCCGCCATGAAAGAGCTAGGCGCCGCCGAGGGCGTCTTCGCATGCCCTGAGGGCGCCGCCACCCTGGCCGGCCTCAAACAACTCCTCAAGCAAAACTTCTTCAAAGGCGACGAGACCATCATCCTCATGAACACCGGCTCCGGCCTCAAATACCTGGACGTGCTAAACGCGCATTAG
- the ispH gene encoding 4-hydroxy-3-methylbut-2-enyl diphosphate reductase — protein sequence MEVVLSAPRGFCAGVVRAIEVVELCLERFNPPIYVKHQIVHNPYVVAALEKKGAITVEDVDEIPPGSTVVFSAHGSPPEDFQKAKDRSLRVIDATCPLVTRVHNEALKYSREGKKLVLVGHRGHAEVRGTMGQSPMLLIDDRHVNDVPSWNPNTEIAVLTQTTLSVDDTAKAIGRIKERFPSAIIRNDVCYATTNRQEAVKKLAKVVDLVLVIGAENSSNCNRLREVAESYGVPAYLINGANELKNEWLEGVQRVGITSGASTPEILVEEVIEALKPEEVSTLKGVDEDVTFVLPKELR from the coding sequence ATGGAAGTAGTCCTTAGCGCACCCCGGGGCTTCTGCGCCGGGGTAGTCCGCGCTATCGAAGTCGTTGAACTCTGCCTCGAGCGCTTTAACCCGCCCATTTATGTAAAGCACCAGATCGTCCACAACCCCTACGTCGTCGCCGCCCTCGAAAAGAAAGGCGCCATCACCGTCGAGGACGTGGATGAAATCCCCCCCGGCTCCACCGTCGTCTTCTCCGCCCACGGCTCGCCGCCCGAAGACTTCCAGAAGGCCAAAGACCGGAGCCTTCGCGTCATCGACGCCACCTGCCCCCTCGTTACGCGCGTTCACAACGAGGCCCTCAAGTACAGCCGAGAAGGCAAAAAGCTCGTCCTCGTTGGCCACCGCGGCCACGCCGAAGTCCGCGGCACCATGGGCCAGTCCCCCATGCTCCTCATCGACGACCGTCACGTCAACGACGTCCCATCTTGGAATCCCAACACGGAAATCGCTGTCCTCACCCAGACTACCCTCTCCGTGGACGATACCGCCAAAGCCATCGGCCGCATCAAGGAACGCTTCCCCAGCGCCATTATCCGCAACGACGTCTGTTACGCCACCACCAACCGCCAGGAGGCCGTCAAAAAGCTCGCCAAAGTTGTGGACCTGGTCCTGGTCATCGGCGCCGAGAACTCCTCCAACTGCAACCGCCTCCGTGAGGTGGCCGAAAGTTATGGCGTCCCCGCCTACCTCATCAACGGCGCCAACGAACTGAAAAACGAGTGGTTGGAGGGCGTCCAGCGCGTCGGCATCACCTCCGGCGCCTCCACCCCGGAAATCTTGGTGGAAGAGGTCATAGAAGCCCTCAAGCCCGAGGAAGTCTCCACCCTCAAAGGCGTCGATGAAGACGTAACCTTCGTCCTCCCCAAAGAACTCCGCTAA
- the queF gene encoding NADPH-dependent 7-cyano-7-deazaguanine reductase QueF: MSLDREIKWKGEEVIDTGCLLAFEYEYPDQPAEVKIDTDEFTAVCPWTGLPDYGVLTIHYTPSDKVIELKSLKYYLFSYRDVGIVQEHAANRILNDLVALCRPRSMKITLDYKVRGGIHTVVTTEYPTANA, translated from the coding sequence CTGTCCCTGGACAGGGAGATCAAATGGAAAGGCGAGGAGGTTATCGACACCGGATGCCTACTAGCCTTCGAGTACGAATACCCCGACCAGCCGGCTGAAGTCAAAATCGACACCGACGAATTCACCGCCGTCTGCCCCTGGACCGGCCTCCCCGACTACGGCGTCCTCACCATCCACTACACGCCGTCGGACAAAGTCATCGAGCTCAAGTCCCTTAAGTACTATCTGTTCTCGTATCGAGACGTTGGCATCGTCCAGGAGCACGCCGCCAACCGCATCCTCAACGACCTCGTCGCCCTATGCCGCCCCCGCAGCATGAAAATAACCCTGGACTACAAAGTCCGAGGCGGCATCCACACCGTCGTCACCACCGAATACCCCACGGCCAACGCCTAA
- a CDS encoding non-heme iron oxygenase ferredoxin subunit translates to MAEEFRKAATTAEIPPGKLKVVEIGTERVMIVNLGGEFYAVGEECTHAGGLLSEGYFDGHLVECPIHAAIFNIKTGQPESPPADEALSVYEVRVSGEDVLVGRKK, encoded by the coding sequence ATGGCAGAGGAGTTTAGAAAGGCAGCTACGACCGCTGAGATCCCGCCGGGGAAGCTGAAGGTGGTGGAGATAGGGACGGAACGGGTTATGATTGTGAACCTAGGCGGGGAGTTTTACGCTGTCGGGGAGGAGTGCACACACGCGGGCGGGCTGCTTTCGGAGGGGTATTTTGACGGCCACCTGGTGGAGTGCCCGATACACGCGGCGATATTTAATATCAAGACGGGGCAGCCGGAGTCGCCGCCGGCTGACGAGGCGTTGTCTGTATATGAAGTGAGGGTGAGCGGAGAGGACGTTTTGGTGGGGAGGAAGAAGTAG
- a CDS encoding thiamine pyrophosphate-dependent dehydrogenase E1 component subunit alpha, with protein MAQLKERPATSHSASLPHHDLSVSDSQMLELYSKMVLARGLDERLWALNRQGKVPLLASCQGLESASVGNAFAALQEGGCFFFSYYRELPLRLMLGLSPLDIMVAHYGKAADAFNAGRQFLFQGYSPKHPIIINSNVVGSSLCHATGYALGCKTLGEDTVVLVSFGDGGSSEGEAHEAMNFAGIHKLPIVFICYNNKLAISVPQRKQMAIDNLADRAPGYGFPGYSIDGMDILSVIKHTREAIQRARSKDGGPTLLEFKVERLKPHTSDDDDRKYRTPEELDLVRRRDPLPIFRSYLLEHGVITDEQDRLIQAQVKEKIDQATEAAEKEPWPDPSTLLNHVYSP; from the coding sequence ATGGCCCAGCTAAAAGAACGACCAGCCACCAGCCACAGCGCATCACTGCCCCACCACGACTTGAGCGTCTCCGACTCCCAGATGCTCGAGCTCTACTCCAAGATGGTCCTGGCTCGTGGCTTGGACGAACGCCTCTGGGCCTTGAACCGCCAGGGCAAAGTCCCCCTCCTAGCCTCCTGCCAGGGCCTCGAGTCCGCCTCCGTCGGCAACGCCTTTGCCGCCCTCCAGGAAGGCGGATGCTTCTTCTTCTCTTATTACCGCGAGCTTCCCCTCCGCCTCATGCTGGGCCTCTCGCCTCTGGATATCATGGTGGCCCACTACGGCAAGGCCGCTGACGCTTTCAACGCCGGCCGTCAGTTCCTCTTCCAGGGCTACTCCCCCAAACACCCCATCATCATCAACTCCAATGTTGTCGGCTCCAGCCTCTGCCATGCCACCGGCTACGCCCTGGGCTGCAAGACCCTGGGCGAGGACACAGTAGTCCTCGTCTCCTTCGGCGACGGCGGCTCCAGTGAGGGCGAGGCCCATGAGGCTATGAACTTCGCCGGCATCCATAAGCTTCCCATTGTCTTTATCTGCTACAACAACAAGCTCGCCATATCCGTCCCCCAACGAAAGCAGATGGCCATCGACAACCTCGCCGACCGCGCCCCCGGCTACGGCTTCCCCGGCTACTCCATTGACGGCATGGATATCCTGTCTGTCATAAAACACACCCGCGAGGCCATCCAGCGCGCCCGCTCCAAGGACGGCGGCCCCACCCTCCTCGAGTTCAAGGTCGAGCGTCTGAAACCTCACACCTCCGACGACGACGACCGCAAGTACCGCACCCCGGAAGAACTGGACCTCGTGCGCCGCCGTGACCCCCTACCCATCTTCCGCTCCTATCTCCTCGAACACGGAGTCATCACTGACGAGCAAGACCGGCTTATCCAGGCCCAGGTAAAAGAGAAGATTGACCAGGCCACCGAGGCGGCGGAGAAGGAGCCTTGGCCTGATCCCTCCACCCTCCTAAACCACGTTTATTCTCCCTAA
- a CDS encoding alpha-ketoacid dehydrogenase subunit beta — MAAKSVIEAIREAMLEEMRADSRVMVLGEDVGKRGGVFLATQGFIEEFGEARVIDTPLAEASIAGISVGLAFKGLRPIAEIQFSDFWWPACNQIIGEASRAHYGSNGALSVPMVVRIPYGGGVLGGLYHSQSIEGYLYNTPGLKVITPATPYDAKGLLKASIRDNNPVIFLEHKKTYRAVRGEVPDGDYIIPIGVADVKRQGSDISLFSYGLTMHYSLEAAARLEKEGVSVEVVDLRTLRPLDKDTILASARKTGKVLIAHEANVIGGVGAEVAAIIAADAFEYLDAPIHRIGGPDAPGMAFAPTLESAYMLNPDKISAALRELAAY; from the coding sequence ATGGCCGCAAAATCTGTCATCGAAGCCATCCGTGAAGCCATGCTGGAGGAGATGCGCGCCGACTCCCGCGTTATGGTCCTGGGCGAGGACGTCGGCAAGCGCGGCGGCGTCTTCCTCGCCACCCAGGGCTTCATCGAAGAGTTCGGCGAAGCCCGCGTCATCGATACCCCCCTCGCCGAGGCCTCCATCGCCGGCATCTCCGTCGGCCTCGCCTTCAAGGGCCTCCGCCCCATCGCAGAAATCCAATTCTCCGACTTCTGGTGGCCCGCCTGTAACCAGATCATCGGCGAGGCCTCCCGCGCCCACTACGGCAGCAACGGCGCCCTCAGCGTCCCCATGGTCGTCCGCATCCCCTACGGCGGCGGCGTCCTCGGCGGTCTCTACCACTCCCAGAGCATCGAAGGCTATCTCTACAACACCCCCGGCCTCAAGGTCATCACCCCTGCTACCCCCTACGACGCCAAGGGCCTCCTCAAAGCCTCTATTCGAGATAACAACCCTGTCATCTTCCTCGAGCACAAAAAGACCTACCGCGCCGTCCGTGGCGAAGTCCCCGACGGCGACTACATCATCCCCATCGGCGTCGCCGACGTTAAGCGGCAGGGTTCCGACATCAGCCTCTTCTCCTATGGCCTCACCATGCATTACAGCCTGGAAGCCGCCGCCCGGCTGGAAAAAGAGGGCGTCAGCGTGGAGGTCGTCGACCTCCGTACCCTGCGGCCCCTGGACAAGGACACCATCCTCGCCTCCGCCAGGAAGACCGGCAAGGTCCTTATCGCCCACGAGGCCAACGTCATCGGCGGAGTCGGCGCTGAAGTCGCCGCCATCATCGCCGCCGACGCCTTCGAGTATCTCGACGCGCCTATCCATCGCATCGGCGGCCCCGACGCCCCGGGCATGGCCTTCGCTCCTACCCTCGAAAGCGCCTACATGCTCAACCCCGACAAGATTTCCGCCGCCCTCCGCGAGTTGGCGGCCTACTAG